The DNA sequence AAAAAGCGTCTAAAGTGGATGACGGTCGTTTTAGCAAGGGCAATTTCTGATGAGTTTGGATTTTAATCCCTTAATTGTTTCCTTACAGATTGACCACGATTTCGATATTGTTCACCCTGGAAAAGGAAACTTGTTATTCCAGAAATGGGATCTTCTGCGGGAATCAATTATTAACTTTGCGAAGAGACAGTGTTTCCGGAAGGACTTCATGCTCACTCTGAAATCCTTTAACATTGATCTCGACTGTTTTAGTAAGTCTGCTTTATTTGCTAGGTACATCAGTACCCCAGAGTCAAAAGATACCTAACTCCATTCTAGGTATTTTGAGATATCAGGGAAAACTTCCTACGGAGCAAGGAGCCTGGCCAAGATCCGTCGAGACAGCTTCGGAATTTTCAAAGCCCTTTGCTCTGAAGGAAATTTTCTTACAGTCCctgcagtaaaaattgcctatCCAGCAAGGATTCTCGAAAATCTGGAACTTTTTCACAGCTCTGTTGCGTCGAAATGACgcgttttggaaaattttgtgcattatTTGGTAGCTCTAATTGTTGACGGTCTTTCACGTGCCGTAATCTGTTTTTCTAAATATCACCTACCCtaaaatttatcgcaattttaataTCCGGGAGCGCCCGTAACGTCATTTTCCGAAGACTTAtgtccttgaaaacacaaaaaatgaacagtaCGCTAAAAAATATGCCCTTGCTCAAAGCTTCAGCTCCTTACAACTAAATAACGAGGAGATGCATCAATTTTAAAGgataaaaatggcaactttAGAAGCACATAGCTCACTCATGAAGCGTTTTCAGGCATATGTGTACGGAGAAAAAAGTCATAATATGAgctgaaaaatcgattctgAAAGTTTAGTACGTTTttttccggacaccctgtattcttAAAAGGCAACACTTTTGTCGAATTAGGAGAAGGAACCTAGTTATATTAGTTAATGATCAGGGCAatctatttattatttttggcttCTGTAACTATCTGTCTTTTAACCAGACCAAGTTAGTCATATGCAACaacctatttttttcaaagtggtAGAaaagtgctgggtccacactattctgcGGGAAAAGCAAGGCCAaataattaccaaaaattcTCAGTAGCTTTATCAAtttgaactctaatgagtaACAGTCTAAGAGTAAAGGAGAGAGAGTGTTTAGCTCCGGTAGAttcattttcctattttttctgtGCACCAAACTAAAAactgaggaagaaaaaggaggaggagctgaaaaagaaatccatgcatctattgaaattttttagtgtTTCATTGTAGGTATACATTTTGTAAcgcattttctctctttttttttagatgacAAGATTTTGACTTTGCATGCCCTTTCATTACTGGCTATAATTTCACCCACAGTAACGGTGAAAAAGAAGTGGAGGCCATCGAAAATTGAAGCCAAGGACGGATTCTTCATATTTGCTACCTCAGAAGATGAGGCAAAGGAAAAAGTAGAGAGAAGAAATGCCAAGCTTCAACTCCATGGCATCGAAGTCCTCCCAACAGCAGTTGTAATCACACCTCCCTCACCAAACAATTGGCTACATAAAGTAATTTTGAAAGACATCCACTACGACTGTCCTTCGGCTCTCAAATGTATCGACGTATGTATGAAGCTCTTCGTATTATTGCAGGTCCCAGTGCCTAGCGATAGCCTCTTAACGTGGCACTTCTTAAAAACTtatgtttataatttttcctcaaatgctGAGCTGCTGTATCCAAGCCTCAAGCAGCTGAAAAAAGAcctcaaattttagacaaataaGTAGGTTCTCTTGGATTTCGTTGGAATTTGTTCAATGCTAAACTCTTTATATTATTACAGATCCACTACCAAATGACAGTCAAAGTGACAGCCAAGTGACAAGGAACATAGATAGATTTTCGTGGATTTTATTGGAATTTTTTCGATGCTAAACACTCTAATAATAATATTATAATATTATAAAATAATATATAACATATATATTAATTATTAgtatattatatatattattatattatattatattataatatTATTGCAGGTCAGGACTAACTGACAGTCACTTTCTGGGAACATGTGTctacaatttttcctcgaatgcAGAACTGAAAGACTTGCttagttatttttcttttttatagtctttattctttttcattttcaagtagtattattttgtaatatttttgtcaaaatgaaCTCAACGTCAATTAACGCCAACTCAATTTCTTGTTTTCAACGTGGATGCAACTGTGTTTTTTATTGTCTATCTGATCTCCTTGATCATTTTAGCAGTGCTCACAGAATGAAATCATTTCATCCCATAGTATGCACTTACAAGACGTGTAAAAGATCTTTCACTAATCGACGTTACTTTACTAATCATTTTAATAAAACTCATGGTGACGATTTCTGTAAAGAAAGCGCCATCCAAGAATCTGAAGCATTCATTAATAACAATTGTACCGAAAATTTAGGCACTACATTAGAAAACGGATGTAGCAGTCAGATGGATACCTCCATTCCTGGAAAAATTGTAGTGTCCCCTGTAATAGCTGATATAATATGTAATGCCCCCCAATCTGGCAATGGTGTAGTCAAGGAAATAATACAGGACTCTGTCACTGATTTTTGTATCTCGCTATACAGTAGCCTATCTCTTCCATTTTCACATGCCGAGGATATAGTCAAATCCACAGTAAACCTTGTAAAAGGCATTAACAGTTTGTATACTGAAGAACTTGCGTTTCTTTCTGTAAAAGACGAAAAATATACAACTCAAGATACCATCTTGCAAATGGAGGAGAATTTTAAATGGGTAGAAAGtacttttcaaaattggaaTACCAAATATATGGTAAAAAAGACCTTACAAGAACAAGGTGTATTTATTCCACCTGTGGTTAAAGATATTGGCAGAATCACCATCACTAAAAGAACCAAGGTAAAAGATAAATTCCGTAGAATTTCCGTCAAAGGGACGTATGTTTTCATCCCAATGAGGAAGGTTTTAACGTTACTCTTCCAGCAAGAAGGTGTTCTTGAAGGTGTCAtgaaatatttgcaaaaattagaTAATGATGATaatgtaatttcaaattttgtgcagAGTCAGTGTTGGATTAACACTCGTACATCTGACGAAGAAACAGGTATCACTCTGCCTTTGGAAATATTTAATGATGACCTAGAAGTAGGAAATCCTCTGGGCAGTCATGCTGGCAAAAACAAAGTCAACGcaacttatttttcaattcCTTGTTTTGTTCGTGAAGTTAAATCTTCACTGAATTATGTTTTCCTAGCTTATTTGACTCATTcctttaatttgaaatatttcaatttaaaaactgtGTTTAAAGATTTAATTGCCGAACTAAATTATCTTGCCGAAACTGGAATCACTGTCACTCTTGAGAATCACAATAtcagaattttctttcaattttgtgCTCTTTGCGGAGATAATCTTGGACTCAATACTTTGGGTGGGTTTTgtcaaagtttttcaaaaagtgagttCTGCTGTCGTATCTGTCTAGCTAACAGAAATACACGTCGGACCATGTCCAAGGAAGATCCTACTTTACTgagaacaaaagaaaattacaggGCAGGGGTTAATTTACAAGATCCCACTAAAAATGGTATTAAGGAAGAATGTGTATTTAACAGCGTCAAGAATTTTCACATAGTTGATAATTGTTTGGTCGAcgtttttcatgatatttttgaAGGCGTGGCGCAGTACGACCTCTATTTCTTACTccaatattacattttcacagCTGAAAGATTTTCTGTAGCTACTTTTAATCATAGGCTGGAAGTTTTTGATTTTGGGTCTTCAGACATTCCTAACAAGCCTCCTCCACTCCCGCTtgattttaagaagaaaaagaaattaagacTATCTGGATGTGAAACGGCGTGTCTTCTTAAATTCCTTGGTCTCTTGATAGGAGAATTAGTTCCCCCTGATGACAACGTCTGGGAGCTCTACCTTGCATTACGGAGAATTGTAGACTTGGCCTTAAGTCCGTCATTCAGCACCAAATCTTATGAGCTGCTAGCACTTTATGTGCAAGAGCACAATAGACTTTATGTACACCTGACGAAAAAAGCCTTGCCATTCAAATTTCACAATCTTGTCCATTACCCACGTTTAATTGCTAAATTTGGGCCTCTAATTCATTTTTCAGTTGAAGGATACGAAAGGGGGCATGGCCCTGTCAAATGCGTTTCGAATAGTGTAACCTCCCGCAAAAATATCTGTCTAACAATTGCTAACAAAGTTATGATGAAATTTGGTCGTAATCTCCTAAAAAATGAGTATGCTAAAAAAAGATTCCTAGCGGGACCAAATAGAAATAGAACACGCAAAGACTATGACACTTTTTTTGCAGAACTAGACAAATACATTTTTACAACTTCCTTTCCAGAAATTTTAAGAGAGAGAAGTACTATTCGAACCAACTGGGTTCAACTCCACGGAACAAAGTATTGCATTGGCATGACACTGTATTTAGCTATAGATGAGGAAAcaagttttccaatttttggtcTTATTCAGAACATTTTTGTAAGCGCTGCTGggaaagtttattttcttctgaaaaactTCCAGACTTTAgctttcagtgaaaaattttattcatttagaCTTATTATCGTTGACTCTTACTCTGTGTGCAGTCAAGATGAGCTTCATGACTTTCGCCCACACAATGCTGCGGCACCAGCAATGCTACCTGACAGCAATTTGTACTATGTCTCTTTACTTTTTAACTCTTAATTCATACATTCATACAAGATAATTATTGTAGGTTAACTGCCTCGAGTTGTAATAACAACCAATATAGGTGCAGAAGACCAGAATTTGTCATGCTGGAACAGTGCTCTATTGATaataattgtaaaatatttttggaaatatttatgTATTAATAAATTTTGTATTATTAAGTATATTGGTTAATTTTATGATTTATATTCATTATTATTTGAATAATAGTAAAGGAAAAACATAATATTCTTTGTTAAATTGATCTTCCTGCCTTCTTAAAAGAAACAATCTTCTATGTTAGCAATAGAAGGAAAGCTGCAATGGTGGGGAATCTCATTCATTCGTGTATACTACTGCAATGTGGGGAATCTCAGATTTTTACTCCCAATCCGAATCACCACAAGTAATTGAAGAAAACTCCAGTCCAACTCCAATTTGATGACTTTGAAGAttacagaaaaataataatgcttacaGTAGGATCAAAAGTACCTAGTTAAAAAAAGTCACTCAATTTTAGCTGAAGCAGCAATTTTGAAGTTCAGAGTTTATATCGGAGTTTTCTGTTAGGTTTGAGATTTATGATTAACTATTCTGTTTCCTGTTACACTTCGCCACAGTTGTAGAGACATAATTATTGGACAGGCAATCTTGGTTTCTGAACTTGGACTATGGAATGGAGTTCCCTCAGGATCCTGGGATCTCTTGACACTCCTATTTCCTGTCCAATTTTGTGGAAGTTATACGATAATGCCTTAGGTTTCGTCCGAAATTTGCTCGTAACTAAGCTACCAAACTTAATGACCGTCTACTTCTTAATCAGTGAAGTGGGTTCCTCTGCGATTGGTCACATTTGCAGTGGTATGGTCTCAACTTTGATAGCTGTGTCTTTGAAAGTTTAAGGCAAAACCAGAGGCATTATCGTAACTTCCGTGAAATTTGACAGGTAATAGGAGTGTTAAAGCAAGAG is a window from the Bemisia tabaci unplaced genomic scaffold, PGI_BMITA_v3 genome containing:
- the LOC109042649 gene encoding uncharacterized protein; protein product: MVKKTLQEQGVFIPPVVKDIGRITITKRTKVKDKFRRISVKGTYVFIPMRKVLTLLFQQEGVLEGVMKYLQKLDNDDNVISNFVQSQCWINTRTSDEETGITLPLEIFNDDLEVGNPLGSHAGKNKVNATYFSIPCFVREVKSSLNYVFLAYLTHSFNLKYFNLKTVFKDLIAELNYLAETGITVTLENHNIRIFFQFCALCGDNLGLNTLGGFCQSFSKSEFCCRICLANRNTRRTMSKEDPTLLRTKENYRAGVNLQDPTKNGIKEECVFNSVKNFHIVDNCLVDVFHDIFEGVAQYDLYFLLQYYIFTAERFSVATFNHRLEVFDFGSSDIPNKPPPLPLDFKKKKKLRLSGCETACLLKFLGLLIGELVPPDDNVWELYLALRRIVDLALSPSFSTKSYELLALYVQEHNRLYVHLTKKALPFKFHNLVHYPRLIAKFGPLIHFSVEGYERGHGPVKCVSNSVTSRKNICLTIANKVMMKFGRNLLKNEYAKKRFLAGPNRNRTRKDYDTFFAELDKYIFTTSFPEILRERSTIRTNWVQLHGTKYCIGMTLYLAIDEETSFPIFGLIQNIFVSAAGKVYFLLKNFQTLAFSEKFYSFRLIIVDSYSVCSQDELHDFRPHNAAAPAMLPDSNLYYVSLLFNS